The following coding sequences are from one Triticum aestivum cultivar Chinese Spring chromosome 5A, IWGSC CS RefSeq v2.1, whole genome shotgun sequence window:
- the LOC123103301 gene encoding uncharacterized protein isoform X1: MWGRHYWGGRRPSDGPAGAEAGGGVVVMFAWLSSQERHVRAYVDLYAALGWACLVCHSDFVTLFMPEKAAVLADRVLTELVKELNIRPVPVVFASFSGGPKGCTYKVLQLIEGRCKGQLSLGDYQLVRDCVCGQIYDSSPVDFVSDLGTRFLLHPSVLKMPEPPRVLSWMTRGIASGLDTLFIGKFEAQRKEYWETLYSSVHVGPILIFCSEDDELAPCSVVQNFGRRLLELGGDVNLVKWHSSPHVGHYKHHTEEYRAAVTELLMKASALYTSRKRLNDYSVGTSEDSDTPYSSRNLHKTAVSSSDRLGRVSADPANHFFLPSSMEYHESSSEVLKPELFNMPSVESAKNPDGLLGKMLYDVCVPKNVEGWDFKLASIDGQRMHFTAHQHGTSNPTKCIRHSRL; this comes from the exons ATGTGGGGGCGGCACTACTGGGGCGGCCGGCGGCCGAGCGACGGCCCCGCGggtgcggaggccggcggcggcgtggtggtgatgtTCGCGTGGCTGTCGAGTCAGGAGCGGCACGTGCGCGCGTACGTGGACCTGTACGCGGCCCTTGGGTGGGCGTGCCTCGTCTGCCACTCCGACTTCGTCACCCT GTTTATGCCGGAGAAGGCTGCTGTGCTTGCTGACCGGGTGCTCACGGAGCTCGTGAAG GAACTGAATATTAGACCAGTACCTGTTGTGTTTGCATCCTTTTCGGGAGGACCAAAAGGTTGCACATACAAGGTTCTTCAG CTGATCGAGGGAAGGTGCAAAGGGCAGCTGAGTTTG GGTGACTATCAACTTGTACGGGACTGCGTATGTGGACAAATATATGACTCGAGTCCTGTAGATTTTGTGAGTGATTTAGGCACCCGCTTTCTCCTTCACCCAAGTGTCCTGAAGATGCCTGAACCTCCACGTGTCTTATCATGGATGACTAGAGGCATTGCCTCGGGTCTAGACACTCTTTTCATTGGCAAGTTTGAAGCACAGCGCAAAGAATATTGGGAGACACTATACTCGTCAGTG CATGTTGGCCCAATACTCATATTCTGTTCAGAGGATGATGAACTTGCTCCATGTTCAGTCGTTCAAAATTTTGGACGGCGTCTGCTGGAGCTGGGTGGTGATGTGAATTTAGTTAAATGGCACAGTTCTCCACATGTAG GACATTACAAGCATCACACTGAGGAATACCGAGCTGCAGTGACTGAGCTGCTCATGAAGGCTTCAGCGCTTTACACAAGCAGAAAACGACTCAATGACTACAGTGTCGGCACGAGTGAGGACAGTGACACACCTTATTCGTCTCGCAATCTACATAAGACTGCTGTAAGCTCCAGTGATAGGCTAGGGAGGGTTTCAGCTGATCCAGCCAATCATTTCTTCTTACCGAGTTCCATGGAGTACCACGAAAGCAGCAGTGAAGTGCTAAAACCCGAGTTGTTCAACATGCCGAGTGTTGAAAGCGCGAAGAACCCTGATGGCCTGTTGGGGAAGATGCTCTATGATGTATGTGTCCCAAAGAACGTGGAAGGCTGGGACTTCAAGCTTGCATCAATAGATGGGCAGCGTATGCATTTTACTGCTCATCAGCATGGTACTTCCAATCCAACAAAATGTATACGCCACTCAAGATTGTAA
- the LOC123103301 gene encoding uncharacterized protein isoform X2, which translates to MPEKAAVLADRVLTELVKELNIRPVPVVFASFSGGPKGCTYKVLQLIEGRCKGQLSLGDYQLVRDCVCGQIYDSSPVDFVSDLGTRFLLHPSVLKMPEPPRVLSWMTRGIASGLDTLFIGKFEAQRKEYWETLYSSVHVGPILIFCSEDDELAPCSVVQNFGRRLLELGGDVNLVKWHSSPHVGHYKHHTEEYRAAVTELLMKASALYTSRKRLNDYSVGTSEDSDTPYSSRNLHKTAVSSSDRLGRVSADPANHFFLPSSMEYHESSSEVLKPELFNMPSVESAKNPDGLLGKMLYDVCVPKNVEGWDFKLASIDGQRMHFTAHQHGTSNPTKCIRHSRL; encoded by the exons ATGCCGGAGAAGGCTGCTGTGCTTGCTGACCGGGTGCTCACGGAGCTCGTGAAG GAACTGAATATTAGACCAGTACCTGTTGTGTTTGCATCCTTTTCGGGAGGACCAAAAGGTTGCACATACAAGGTTCTTCAG CTGATCGAGGGAAGGTGCAAAGGGCAGCTGAGTTTG GGTGACTATCAACTTGTACGGGACTGCGTATGTGGACAAATATATGACTCGAGTCCTGTAGATTTTGTGAGTGATTTAGGCACCCGCTTTCTCCTTCACCCAAGTGTCCTGAAGATGCCTGAACCTCCACGTGTCTTATCATGGATGACTAGAGGCATTGCCTCGGGTCTAGACACTCTTTTCATTGGCAAGTTTGAAGCACAGCGCAAAGAATATTGGGAGACACTATACTCGTCAGTG CATGTTGGCCCAATACTCATATTCTGTTCAGAGGATGATGAACTTGCTCCATGTTCAGTCGTTCAAAATTTTGGACGGCGTCTGCTGGAGCTGGGTGGTGATGTGAATTTAGTTAAATGGCACAGTTCTCCACATGTAG GACATTACAAGCATCACACTGAGGAATACCGAGCTGCAGTGACTGAGCTGCTCATGAAGGCTTCAGCGCTTTACACAAGCAGAAAACGACTCAATGACTACAGTGTCGGCACGAGTGAGGACAGTGACACACCTTATTCGTCTCGCAATCTACATAAGACTGCTGTAAGCTCCAGTGATAGGCTAGGGAGGGTTTCAGCTGATCCAGCCAATCATTTCTTCTTACCGAGTTCCATGGAGTACCACGAAAGCAGCAGTGAAGTGCTAAAACCCGAGTTGTTCAACATGCCGAGTGTTGAAAGCGCGAAGAACCCTGATGGCCTGTTGGGGAAGATGCTCTATGATGTATGTGTCCCAAAGAACGTGGAAGGCTGGGACTTCAAGCTTGCATCAATAGATGGGCAGCGTATGCATTTTACTGCTCATCAGCATGGTACTTCCAATCCAACAAAATGTATACGCCACTCAAGATTGTAA
- the LOC123103301 gene encoding uncharacterized protein isoform X3, producing MWGRHYWGGRRPSDGPAGAEAGGGVVVMFAWLSSQERHVRAYVDLYAALGWACLVCHSDFVTLFMPEKAAVLADRVLTELVKELNIRPVPVVFASFSGGPKGCTYKVLQLIEGRCKGQLSLGDYQLVRDCVCGQIYDSSPVDFVSDLGTRFLLHPSVLKMPEPPRVLSWMTRGIASGLDTLFIGKFEAQRKEYWETLYSSVHVGPILIFCSEDDELAPCSVVQNFGRRLLELGGDVNLVKWHSSPHDITSITLRNTELQ from the exons ATGTGGGGGCGGCACTACTGGGGCGGCCGGCGGCCGAGCGACGGCCCCGCGggtgcggaggccggcggcggcgtggtggtgatgtTCGCGTGGCTGTCGAGTCAGGAGCGGCACGTGCGCGCGTACGTGGACCTGTACGCGGCCCTTGGGTGGGCGTGCCTCGTCTGCCACTCCGACTTCGTCACCCT GTTTATGCCGGAGAAGGCTGCTGTGCTTGCTGACCGGGTGCTCACGGAGCTCGTGAAG GAACTGAATATTAGACCAGTACCTGTTGTGTTTGCATCCTTTTCGGGAGGACCAAAAGGTTGCACATACAAGGTTCTTCAG CTGATCGAGGGAAGGTGCAAAGGGCAGCTGAGTTTG GGTGACTATCAACTTGTACGGGACTGCGTATGTGGACAAATATATGACTCGAGTCCTGTAGATTTTGTGAGTGATTTAGGCACCCGCTTTCTCCTTCACCCAAGTGTCCTGAAGATGCCTGAACCTCCACGTGTCTTATCATGGATGACTAGAGGCATTGCCTCGGGTCTAGACACTCTTTTCATTGGCAAGTTTGAAGCACAGCGCAAAGAATATTGGGAGACACTATACTCGTCAGTG CATGTTGGCCCAATACTCATATTCTGTTCAGAGGATGATGAACTTGCTCCATGTTCAGTCGTTCAAAATTTTGGACGGCGTCTGCTGGAGCTGGGTGGTGATGTGAATTTAGTTAAATGGCACAGTTCTCCACAT GACATTACAAGCATCACACTGAGGAATACCGAGCTGCAGTGA